A single region of the Cryptosporangium minutisporangium genome encodes:
- a CDS encoding TetR/AcrR family transcriptional regulator yields the protein MTTERRATANAARRKETSRRAILTSAFELVQEVGYVKLTIEGIAARAGVGKQTIYRWWPSKGAVLFDAFLMLSEDGAGEPAALPDTGDLEADLKTVLRATVAELTDPRYDEPMRALATEIAHDPELAAAYLERLDAPLKELKRQRLRSAQRAGQLADDLDLDVAMDLIWGPLLNRWLQRTGPLTAEYADRVVTTSLNGLRPRSPEGGSARAGA from the coding sequence GTGACCACCGAACGCAGAGCCACTGCCAACGCCGCGCGCCGGAAGGAAACCTCCCGGCGCGCCATTCTCACCTCGGCGTTCGAGCTGGTGCAGGAGGTGGGGTACGTCAAGCTGACGATCGAGGGCATCGCCGCCAGGGCAGGGGTCGGCAAGCAGACCATCTACCGCTGGTGGCCGTCCAAGGGCGCGGTCCTGTTCGACGCCTTCCTGATGCTCAGCGAGGACGGCGCCGGCGAGCCTGCGGCGTTGCCCGACACCGGCGACCTGGAAGCCGATCTGAAGACGGTGCTCCGCGCCACGGTCGCGGAGCTGACCGATCCGCGGTACGACGAGCCGATGCGCGCCCTGGCCACCGAGATCGCGCACGACCCGGAGTTGGCCGCCGCGTACCTCGAACGGTTGGACGCTCCACTGAAGGAGCTCAAGCGGCAACGGCTGCGCAGCGCCCAGCGAGCCGGCCAGCTCGCCGACGACCTCGACCTCGACGTCGCCATGGATCTGATCTGGGGGCCGCTGCTCAACCGGTGGCTGCAGCGCACCGGGCCGCTCACCGCCGAGTACGCCGACCGCGTCGTCACCACCAGCCTCAACGGCCTGCGCCCGCGTTCGCCCGAGGGCGGGTCGGCCCGCGCCGGTGCATGA